One Archangium violaceum genomic window, GATACCGCAACCGCCCAGGGGTGAGGAGATTTCCGAGCGCTTCAGGAAGCGCAGCTGGCACCCGGCTTCGGGGGCCACGGAGCGGATGGCCGCGCTGGCACCGCCGTCTCCGAGGACGAAGACGTCACGGGCCTCGAGCCGTTCGAGGACGGTGCGAGCGCCCTCGGTGTCGGTGTTGAAGGACTCCCAGCGGTCGCGGCGGCGGACGAGGGTGTTGATGGCGTCGAGGGGCGAGCCGGTGTGCCGGGCGAGGCGGATCTTGAAGGGGCTGGTGACGGCGAAGCCGCGATAGTGGGGCAGCAGCGCATCCACGAGGGCCTCGACGGGAGCATCCTCGGGGATGTCGATGCGATCGAAGGGCTGGCGGTGGATGCGAGGCGAGCGCGAATGAGCGATCGAGGTCCCCAGAATCCCCAACCGAGTCACCACTCCCTCTCCCTCCGGGAGAGGGACGGGGTGAGGGTATCTCGCCTCCCGGACCGCATCCGCGAGCAACCGCTGTCCCGGAGCCGCCTTCCAATCACCGCCCAGGGCGACGTAGTCGAGCACATTACGCCGGGCGAGCACGGCGCGAATGGGGAGCGCCACGGGCCCCATGGCGAGCAGGGTCACCCGGCCTTCACCAAACCGGGCCCGCAGCCGCGACTGGGTCTCCAGCAGCATCGCGACCCGGGCCTGGGACAACTCCCCGACCGGCTCGACGTGCTTCACCAGGGCCCCGGTGGGAATCGCCACGTCCCACAGGCGCAGGGCCTCCTCGGTGGACAGGGGCCGTTCGGCGTGGTGGGAGGCCAGCAGCTTCCCTGCGGGCGCATCCAACGCTCCCGCGTGGACGACATCCCGATCCACCCACCGGGCGGCGGCCACCCAGGCCGGGGGCAGGGGCGTGCCGCGCTCGGAGACAAGTAGATCCAAGATGCCCGCGAGCGCCGCCGCGTCCACCACCTCCGCGG contains:
- a CDS encoding shikimate dehydrogenase, producing the protein MTSARRVVTLPPTLRGTEALSFATDVRSRGADVLEVRTDLHPAEVVDAAALAGILDLLVSERGTPLPPAWVAAARWVDRDVVHAGALDAPAGKLLASHHAERPLSTEEALRLWDVAIPTGALVKHVEPVGELSQARVAMLLETQSRLRARFGEGRVTLLAMGPVALPIRAVLARRNVLDYVALGGDWKAAPGQRLLADAVREARYPHPVPLPEGEGVVTRLGILGTSIAHSRSPRIHRQPFDRIDIPEDAPVEALVDALLPHYRGFAVTSPFKIRLARHTGSPLDAINTLVRRRDRWESFNTDTEGARTVLERLEARDVFVLGDGGASAAIRSVAPEAGCQLRFLKRSEISSPLGGCGIWTWPDRITPPDALRFEGARVAVIAYGAPARRIAAEITRRGGTPLMLGAAWFIAQARRQRALWETAS